The proteins below come from a single Rhizobium tropici CIAT 899 genomic window:
- a CDS encoding lysylphosphatidylglycerol synthase domain-containing protein, translating into MKTPTVASRQNWFIRNRMTLLTLAVVLAYAAFIEWFWGWSLILAQWGKVGALPILLALALLTSTYFLRTWRIYDYFPKETSGHFAALFRVTQVHNLLNIMMPFRTGETSFPVLMRSEFGIPLARGTSALFVMRLLDLHALLAAAGVGLALASPYHVLAWIVWAAFLLLPVAGFASRLPLIRLAARTLPKKAQGLVHELERGLPVDAGAFARAWLTTIVNWLVKVVVLAWALGLMNVTPLSASFGGALGGELSSVLPVHAPGGVGTYPAGITAGAMAFGASSAKEAIENLAQASINAHLLIVVSALTGTAIGLLISRKRVPMA; encoded by the coding sequence ATGAAGACTCCGACGGTTGCCAGCCGACAGAATTGGTTTATTCGCAACCGAATGACGCTGCTGACGCTCGCGGTCGTCCTTGCCTATGCTGCCTTCATCGAATGGTTCTGGGGCTGGAGCTTGATCCTGGCGCAATGGGGCAAGGTCGGCGCCCTGCCGATCCTTCTGGCGCTGGCGCTCCTGACAAGCACCTATTTCCTGCGCACCTGGCGCATCTACGATTACTTCCCGAAGGAAACCTCGGGCCATTTTGCGGCGCTGTTCCGTGTGACGCAGGTCCATAATCTGCTGAATATCATGATGCCCTTCCGAACGGGGGAAACCAGCTTCCCAGTGCTGATGCGCTCCGAATTCGGCATTCCTCTGGCGCGGGGAACTTCGGCGCTGTTCGTCATGCGGCTGCTCGACCTGCATGCGCTGCTGGCCGCAGCCGGCGTCGGCCTTGCGCTTGCTTCGCCCTATCATGTCCTGGCCTGGATCGTATGGGCAGCCTTCCTGCTGCTGCCGGTCGCTGGCTTCGCCTCCCGCCTGCCGCTGATCCGCCTTGCTGCCCGCACCCTGCCGAAGAAGGCGCAAGGGCTGGTGCATGAGCTGGAGCGCGGCCTGCCGGTTGATGCCGGCGCCTTTGCGCGCGCCTGGCTGACGACGATCGTCAACTGGCTCGTCAAGGTCGTGGTGCTCGCTTGGGCGCTCGGCCTGATGAACGTCACGCCGCTTTCGGCAAGCTTCGGCGGCGCTCTCGGCGGCGAGCTGTCCTCAGTCTTGCCCGTGCATGCACCTGGAGGCGTCGGCACCTATCCGGCCGGCATCACTGCCGGCGCCATGGCCTTCGGCGCTTCGAGCGCCAAGGAGGCAATCGAAAATCTCGCACAGGCGAGCATCAATGCCCACCTCCTGATCGTGGTCTCGGCGCTGACGGGAACTGCGATCGGATTGCTGATCTCGCGCAAACGCGTACCCATGGCTTAA
- a CDS encoding zinc-binding alcohol dehydrogenase family protein — translation MRAVAYKQPQPISAETSLIDIELPTPEAKGHDLLVEVKAVSVNPVDVKIRANVAPSEGEYKILGWDAAGIVKAVGPDVTMFKPGDEVFYAGAINRDGSNAEFHLVDERIVGAKPKSLDFPAAAALPLTSITAYEALFDRLKVQDPVPGVANTILIIGGAGGVGSIAIQIARALTDLTIIATASRPETQAWVKELGAHHIIDHSKPLAPQIAALGIGAPAFVFSTTNTSDHIGSIVEAIAPQGRFALIDDPKTLDVVPFKRKAVSIHWELMFTRPLFNTADQIEQHKLLTKVAELVDAGKIRSTLTETAGAINAANLKKAHALVETGKMKGKVVLAGF, via the coding sequence ATGCGTGCAGTCGCCTACAAGCAACCGCAACCCATTTCCGCAGAGACATCGCTGATCGACATCGAGCTGCCGACGCCCGAGGCAAAGGGCCACGATCTGCTCGTCGAAGTGAAGGCCGTTTCCGTCAATCCCGTCGATGTCAAAATCCGTGCCAACGTCGCTCCGAGCGAAGGCGAGTACAAGATCCTCGGTTGGGATGCCGCCGGCATCGTCAAGGCGGTTGGCCCCGACGTCACCATGTTCAAGCCCGGTGATGAGGTCTTCTATGCAGGCGCCATCAACCGCGATGGTTCGAATGCCGAGTTTCATCTCGTCGACGAGCGCATCGTCGGCGCCAAGCCGAAGAGCCTCGATTTTCCGGCCGCCGCCGCACTGCCGCTGACCTCGATCACAGCCTATGAGGCGCTGTTCGACCGCCTGAAAGTACAAGACCCGGTTCCCGGCGTCGCCAATACCATCCTCATCATCGGCGGTGCGGGCGGTGTCGGATCGATCGCCATCCAGATCGCACGCGCGCTGACCGATCTCACCATCATCGCAACCGCGTCCCGTCCGGAAACGCAGGCCTGGGTCAAGGAGCTGGGCGCCCATCACATCATCGATCATTCGAAGCCGCTTGCGCCGCAGATCGCGGCACTCGGCATCGGTGCTCCCGCTTTCGTGTTCTCAACGACAAATACGTCAGATCATATCGGCTCGATCGTCGAAGCCATCGCCCCGCAGGGACGGTTTGCGCTCATCGACGATCCGAAGACACTCGATGTTGTGCCCTTCAAGCGCAAGGCCGTGTCGATCCACTGGGAGCTGATGTTCACCCGTCCCCTGTTCAACACAGCCGATCAGATCGAGCAGCACAAGCTGCTGACGAAGGTTGCCGAGCTGGTGGATGCCGGCAAGATTCGCTCGACGCTGACGGAGACTGCGGGCGCGATCAATGCCGCAAACCTGAAGAAGGCGCATGCCCTTGTCGAGACCGGCAAGATGAAGGGCAAGGTCGTTCTGGCCGGTTTCTGA
- a CDS encoding NUDIX hydrolase gives MSSKDDINSRLSDTADLPPWRTTSSTRLVHDRWLKVRADNCVTAEGVEIAPYYVLEYPDWVGIIALDAEDHIYLVQQYRHGLGVVALELPGGAVDANDVSPVEAAVRELREETGLSSVEWDYVGKLAPNPATHNNHSHIVIARNVELASRPADDPTERIRLIRMPISQAIDLALEGKMIQVIHVASLTLALHKAGKWDVPKPKP, from the coding sequence ATGAGCTCGAAAGACGACATCAACAGCCGGCTATCGGACACGGCAGACCTGCCACCATGGCGGACAACAAGCTCGACGCGCCTTGTTCATGATCGCTGGCTGAAGGTTCGTGCGGATAACTGCGTGACGGCGGAGGGCGTGGAGATCGCGCCCTACTACGTGCTGGAATATCCCGATTGGGTCGGGATCATTGCGCTCGATGCCGAGGATCATATCTATCTCGTTCAGCAGTATCGTCATGGCCTCGGCGTTGTCGCGCTCGAGCTTCCCGGCGGAGCCGTGGATGCGAATGATGTAAGCCCGGTCGAAGCGGCCGTGCGCGAACTGCGCGAGGAAACCGGCCTGTCATCCGTCGAATGGGACTATGTCGGCAAGCTCGCGCCCAACCCAGCCACGCATAACAACCACTCGCATATCGTCATTGCCCGCAATGTCGAGCTTGCAAGCAGGCCGGCAGACGACCCGACCGAGCGCATCCGCCTGATCCGCATGCCGATCAGCCAGGCAATCGACCTGGCGCTGGAAGGCAAGATGATCCAGGTCATCCACGTTGCGTCACTGACGCTTGCCCTTCACAAGGCGGGCAAGTGGGACGTGCCGAAACCCAAGCCCTGA
- a CDS encoding winged helix-turn-helix transcriptional regulator, translating into MSVPRSKLVRNFPGCPVEATLSLLDGKWKGVILFHLLGGTLRFNEIRRKLPSVTQRMLTKQLRELEESGLLSRTVFPVVPPRVEYALTPLGASLGPIIKAMAVWGEENVFCRDGRQQIGAPGMSCAPGAALQAN; encoded by the coding sequence ATGTCGGTTCCCCGCTCCAAGCTTGTCAGGAATTTCCCGGGATGTCCGGTCGAGGCGACGCTGAGCCTGCTCGACGGCAAATGGAAGGGCGTGATCCTGTTTCATCTGTTGGGGGGAACGCTTCGTTTCAACGAAATCCGCCGCAAGCTGCCGTCGGTGACGCAGCGCATGCTGACCAAGCAATTGCGGGAACTGGAAGAATCCGGGCTGCTGTCACGCACCGTCTTTCCGGTCGTGCCGCCTCGCGTCGAATATGCGCTGACGCCACTTGGCGCCAGCCTGGGGCCGATCATCAAGGCGATGGCCGTTTGGGGCGAGGAGAACGTATTTTGCCGCGATGGGCGCCAGCAGATAGGCGCCCCTGGCATGTCATGCGCGCCCGGTGCGGCGCTCCAGGCCAACTGA
- a CDS encoding YciI family protein: MRFLGLIYTTVDVDGRLTPNEMNHLIGEHFVFDEGLRRDGTMIVSDALALRDKSVVIRPNGGDGFSVTDGPFAETKEHLAGFYLIEAPDLDGAVDIAKRIPSARYGAVEIRPVRILTLRGDLAEEG, from the coding sequence ATGCGGTTTCTAGGCCTGATCTACACAACAGTCGATGTCGACGGACGATTGACGCCGAACGAGATGAACCATCTGATTGGCGAGCACTTCGTCTTCGACGAGGGCTTGCGGCGGGACGGCACCATGATCGTTTCCGATGCACTGGCGCTCCGAGACAAATCGGTCGTCATCCGGCCGAATGGCGGCGACGGATTTTCAGTCACGGACGGCCCCTTCGCGGAGACCAAGGAGCACCTGGCTGGCTTCTATCTCATCGAAGCCCCTGACCTCGATGGCGCTGTCGATATCGCCAAACGCATTCCCTCGGCGCGCTATGGCGCCGTCGAAATCCGTCCGGTTCGTATCTTGACCCTTCGGGGAGACCTGGCAGAGGAAGGCTGA
- a CDS encoding aspartate aminotransferase family protein — protein MPDTPSRSNLAALDAAHHLHPFADMRKLNADGARVIQRGEGVYIFDAEGRKYLDGFAGLWCVNIGYGRAEIADAVARQMNELPYYNTFFGTTTTPATLLAEKVCAHAGPQFNHVFFTNSGSEANDTWFRMARVYWGAVGKPTKKAVIARRNGYHGSTVAGASMGGMKYMHEQGDLPIPGVVHIGQPYWYAEGGDLSPEEFGLKVARELEAKIDELGEDNVAAFVAEPVQGAGGVIIPPSSYWPEIARICKARNILLVCDEVICGFGRLGAWFGHQHFGVEPDLAPIAKGLSSGYLPIGGVLVSDRIADVLINEVGEFNHGFTYSGHPVCAAAALENLRIIEEERLVERVRDDIGPYFAEAWGSLADHDMVGEAVSIGLMGGLQLAADKSTRRRFEKPDTIGSAVRNHALANGLVLRATGDRMLASPPLVISHEEVDTMVRTARGALDAVWAEKKS, from the coding sequence ATGCCCGACACGCCAAGCCGCTCCAATCTCGCCGCCCTCGATGCCGCCCATCACCTCCATCCTTTCGCCGATATGCGCAAGCTCAATGCAGATGGCGCCCGCGTCATCCAGCGCGGCGAGGGCGTCTATATCTTCGATGCGGAAGGGCGGAAGTATCTGGATGGATTTGCCGGCCTCTGGTGCGTGAATATCGGCTATGGCCGCGCGGAGATTGCCGATGCTGTCGCCAGGCAGATGAACGAGCTGCCCTATTACAACACCTTCTTCGGTACCACGACCACGCCTGCGACACTTCTTGCCGAGAAGGTCTGTGCCCATGCCGGACCGCAGTTCAACCATGTCTTCTTCACCAATTCCGGCTCGGAGGCCAATGATACCTGGTTCCGCATGGCGAGGGTTTACTGGGGCGCTGTCGGCAAGCCCACCAAGAAAGCCGTCATTGCCCGCAGGAACGGCTATCACGGCTCGACGGTTGCCGGCGCCAGCATGGGCGGCATGAAATACATGCACGAGCAGGGCGACCTGCCGATCCCGGGCGTCGTCCATATCGGTCAGCCCTATTGGTATGCCGAGGGCGGCGATCTCTCGCCGGAGGAATTCGGTCTCAAGGTCGCTCGCGAACTCGAAGCCAAGATCGACGAGCTGGGTGAAGACAATGTCGCAGCCTTCGTCGCCGAGCCGGTGCAGGGCGCCGGCGGCGTCATCATTCCGCCATCCAGCTATTGGCCCGAGATCGCGCGCATCTGCAAGGCGAGGAACATTCTGCTCGTCTGCGATGAAGTGATCTGCGGCTTCGGCCGCCTCGGCGCATGGTTCGGCCATCAGCATTTCGGTGTCGAGCCGGATCTGGCCCCGATCGCCAAGGGACTGTCGTCGGGCTATCTTCCGATTGGCGGCGTGCTCGTCAGCGACCGCATCGCCGATGTACTCATCAATGAAGTCGGCGAATTCAATCACGGCTTCACCTATTCAGGCCATCCAGTCTGTGCGGCAGCGGCGCTGGAAAATCTGCGGATCATCGAGGAGGAAAGACTGGTCGAGCGCGTGCGTGACGATATCGGCCCTTACTTTGCCGAGGCTTGGGGCAGTCTTGCCGATCACGACATGGTCGGCGAAGCCGTCAGCATCGGCTTGATGGGCGGCCTGCAGCTCGCCGCCGATAAATCGACGCGTCGCCGTTTCGAAAAGCCTGACACTATAGGTTCCGCCGTCCGCAACCATGCCCTGGCGAACGGCCTGGTACTGCGGGCCACAGGCGACCGCATGCTGGCCTCGCCGCCGCTCGTCATCAGCCATGAGGAGGTGGATACCATGGTGCGGACCGCGCGTGGGGCGCTCGATGCCGTGTGGGCGGAGAAGAAATCGTAG
- a CDS encoding glutamine synthetase family protein yields the protein MAADNATEGNARIEVLISDMNGRLRGKQIPISAEKKVWSGAVRLPTSTQSLDIWGDDNDDITGLSLTIGDPDGTCVADRRTLADMPWAPAGSKQVLATMHELDGSPSFQDPRAILSAVVDRYKALGLTPVIATELEFYLLAGDWRDRGIPSPPPALTYQGEPNGFQLYDMDAVDLLGDYLETLRAYARAQRLPADATTAEFGPGQFEVNLLHRPDALAAADDCIMLKRVAEQAARKFGLKSTCMAKPYTDHAGSGLHVHASIIDVQGRNVLDAAGSEPKRLKSICAGLLQTLQDAQLIFAPYANSYRRFQPGSFAPLDLTWGFGHRGTAVRIPEKDGPGARIEHRVAGADANPYLMLAAILGGMLLGLENDLDPGEETTPAHVPTDARELTHDFLTAVERFRASAFIADIFGERYQRLYCDTKHKEAIRYLRTVSDFDYRTYLPRL from the coding sequence ATGGCGGCCGACAACGCAACCGAAGGTAACGCGCGCATCGAGGTGCTGATCTCGGACATGAACGGCCGGCTGCGCGGCAAGCAGATCCCGATTTCTGCCGAAAAGAAGGTCTGGTCCGGCGCCGTGCGGCTGCCGACGTCGACGCAATCGCTCGATATCTGGGGCGACGACAATGACGATATTACCGGCCTGTCGCTGACGATCGGAGATCCCGATGGGACCTGCGTCGCCGACCGGCGCACGCTCGCCGATATGCCCTGGGCGCCGGCGGGATCGAAGCAGGTGCTCGCCACCATGCACGAGCTCGACGGCAGCCCGAGCTTTCAGGATCCGCGTGCCATCCTTTCCGCGGTGGTCGATCGCTACAAGGCGCTCGGCTTGACGCCCGTCATCGCGACAGAGCTGGAATTCTATCTGCTCGCCGGAGACTGGCGCGACAGAGGCATCCCCTCGCCGCCGCCGGCCCTCACCTATCAAGGCGAGCCAAACGGCTTTCAGCTCTACGACATGGATGCCGTCGATCTCCTTGGCGACTACCTTGAAACGCTGCGCGCCTACGCGCGAGCGCAGCGATTGCCGGCGGATGCGACGACGGCGGAATTCGGCCCCGGCCAGTTCGAAGTCAACCTGCTGCATCGCCCGGATGCGCTGGCGGCTGCGGATGATTGCATCATGCTGAAGCGCGTGGCCGAGCAGGCGGCGCGCAAGTTTGGCCTGAAATCGACTTGCATGGCCAAACCCTATACCGACCATGCCGGCTCGGGGCTGCATGTGCATGCGAGTATCATCGACGTTCAAGGGCGCAATGTGCTGGATGCTGCGGGCAGCGAGCCGAAGAGGCTGAAGTCGATCTGCGCGGGTCTCCTGCAGACCTTGCAGGATGCGCAGCTGATCTTTGCGCCCTATGCCAACTCCTACCGCCGCTTCCAGCCGGGCTCGTTTGCCCCGCTCGATCTCACCTGGGGCTTCGGCCATCGCGGAACGGCCGTGCGCATCCCGGAAAAGGATGGGCCGGGCGCGCGCATCGAGCACCGTGTCGCAGGTGCGGATGCCAATCCCTATCTCATGCTGGCGGCAATTCTCGGCGGTATGTTGCTGGGCCTTGAGAACGACCTCGATCCCGGTGAGGAGACGACGCCGGCTCACGTGCCGACCGATGCGCGCGAGCTGACACATGATTTCCTGACCGCCGTCGAGCGCTTCCGCGCCTCGGCATTCATCGCTGATATCTTCGGCGAGCGATATCAGCGGCTTTACTGCGACACGAAGCACAAGGAAGCGATCCGCTATCTGCGCACCGTGTCCGATTTTGACTATCGCACCTATCTGCCGCGCCTCTGA
- a CDS encoding MFS transporter has translation MSVEALDSQTIVEVPSRTAIALVTLALAVGSFGIGTGEFVIMGLLPEVANTFGVTTPEAGHVISAYALGVVVGAPIIAVLAAKMARRTLLLLMMAIFAAGNISSAFAPTFESFTALRFITGLPHGAYFGVAALVAASMVPVHRRVRAVGQVMLGLTIATLIGTPIATFLGQLLNWRAAFMMVGAIGLATMLLIALFLPKDRVEEGASIARELGALKRIQVWLSLGVAAVGFGGMFSIFSYVATTTTEVAGLGSAMVPVVLALFGIGMNVGNIVGSRLGDISIKGTIGGMMIFNIVIMTLFSLTAANPIMLCICVFLIGCGFAACPAVQTRLMDVAADAQTLAAASNHSAFNIANALGAWLGGLVISWGFTAAATGYVGAVLSVGGLAVFAVSVGLERRTGRA, from the coding sequence ATTTCCGTCGAGGCCCTCGATAGCCAGACCATCGTCGAAGTGCCGTCGCGCACCGCGATCGCGCTGGTGACTTTGGCGTTGGCCGTCGGTAGCTTCGGCATCGGCACGGGTGAATTCGTCATCATGGGACTTCTGCCCGAGGTCGCCAACACGTTTGGCGTCACCACTCCGGAAGCGGGCCATGTCATCAGCGCCTATGCGCTCGGCGTCGTCGTCGGTGCGCCCATCATTGCCGTGCTTGCCGCCAAGATGGCGCGCCGCACGCTGCTCCTCTTGATGATGGCGATCTTTGCCGCCGGCAATATTTCCAGCGCCTTCGCACCGACTTTCGAAAGCTTCACGGCGCTTCGCTTCATCACCGGCCTGCCGCATGGCGCCTATTTCGGCGTCGCGGCACTCGTTGCCGCCTCGATGGTGCCGGTGCACCGCCGCGTGCGCGCCGTCGGCCAGGTCATGCTTGGTCTCACGATCGCGACGCTGATCGGCACGCCGATCGCCACCTTCCTCGGACAGCTTCTGAATTGGCGCGCAGCCTTCATGATGGTCGGCGCCATCGGCCTCGCCACCATGCTGCTGATCGCCCTCTTCCTTCCCAAGGACAGGGTCGAGGAAGGCGCCAGCATCGCCCGTGAGCTCGGTGCGCTGAAGCGCATCCAGGTTTGGCTTTCGCTCGGCGTCGCTGCCGTCGGCTTCGGCGGTATGTTCTCGATCTTCAGCTATGTCGCGACGACGACGACCGAGGTCGCCGGCCTAGGCTCCGCCATGGTGCCGGTCGTGCTGGCTCTCTTCGGCATCGGCATGAATGTCGGCAACATCGTCGGTTCGCGCCTTGGCGATATCTCCATCAAGGGAACGATCGGCGGCATGATGATCTTCAACATCGTCATCATGACGCTCTTTTCGCTGACGGCGGCTAACCCGATCATGCTCTGCATCTGCGTCTTCCTGATCGGCTGCGGCTTTGCCGCCTGCCCGGCAGTGCAGACCCGCCTGATGGATGTGGCCGCAGATGCGCAGACGCTGGCCGCCGCCTCCAATCACTCCGCCTTCAACATCGCCAATGCGCTCGGCGCCTGGCTGGGCGGACTGGTGATTTCCTGGGGCTTTACGGCGGCTGCCACCGGCTATGTCGGCGCGGTGCTTTCCGTTGGAGGCCTCGCCGTCTTCGCCGTTTCAGTTGGCCTGGAGCGCCGCACCGGGCGCGCATGA
- a CDS encoding diacylglycerol/lipid kinase family protein, translated as MKLIGFFNRDGGTFRTTDMAAYEKKAEQVFRDAGHDFEAVVVEGRNVVSAMERAARRDDIDGIVAGGGDGTISAAAAIAWKNGVALGVIPAGTMNLFARSLRLPLDIWQTLNVLATGEVDNVDIGSANGRAFIHQFSAGLHARMVRYRNGYTYRSRIGKMSASTRAAFGVIANPPEFDVDFEAGGIRERRHVSAISVSNNPFGANALLYADNLRSGELGFYTAKPLRPLGVARLAIDMLRGRVRENADVMVMHAPEVHLHFPKLRQLANCVMDGELLPLERDVTLKVHPGELKVMVREGTAASVAREGPVDSVAI; from the coding sequence ATGAAGTTGATCGGCTTTTTCAATCGCGATGGCGGAACGTTCCGCACGACTGACATGGCTGCCTATGAAAAGAAAGCGGAACAGGTCTTCCGCGACGCCGGTCACGATTTCGAAGCTGTTGTCGTAGAGGGGCGCAACGTCGTTTCGGCGATGGAGCGTGCTGCACGCCGCGACGACATCGACGGGATCGTCGCGGGTGGCGGCGATGGCACCATTTCGGCGGCCGCCGCCATCGCCTGGAAAAACGGCGTCGCTCTCGGCGTCATCCCGGCCGGTACCATGAACCTCTTTGCTCGTTCTCTGCGCCTGCCGCTCGATATATGGCAGACGCTGAACGTTCTTGCGACGGGTGAGGTCGACAATGTCGATATCGGTAGCGCCAACGGTCGCGCTTTCATTCATCAGTTTTCAGCGGGCTTGCATGCGCGCATGGTCCGCTATCGCAATGGCTACACTTATCGCTCGCGCATCGGAAAGATGTCGGCCAGCACGCGCGCGGCTTTCGGCGTTATAGCCAATCCGCCGGAATTCGACGTCGACTTCGAGGCCGGCGGCATTCGCGAGCGCCGGCATGTCTCGGCGATCTCGGTTTCGAACAATCCCTTCGGCGCCAATGCGCTGCTTTATGCCGACAACCTGCGCAGCGGCGAGTTGGGCTTCTATACCGCAAAGCCCCTTCGGCCGCTTGGCGTTGCCCGCCTTGCCATCGATATGCTGCGCGGCAGGGTTCGTGAGAATGCCGATGTTATGGTCATGCATGCACCGGAGGTGCATCTGCACTTTCCGAAGCTGCGGCAGCTCGCCAACTGCGTCATGGATGGCGAACTCTTGCCGCTCGAGCGCGATGTGACGCTCAAGGTGCATCCGGGCGAACTCAAGGTGATGGTGCGAGAGGGGACGGCCGCTAGCGTTGCGCGCGAGGGCCCCGTCGACAGCGTCGCCATCTGA
- a CDS encoding RNA polymerase sigma factor has translation MNRTIEGIYRSHSRRVLATLIRLLGDFDRAEEALHDAFAAASQQWTEETIPANPYAWLVSAGRFRAIDNIRRRTRFDAAQADIADSLYPEGEIMETSQSEEIEDDMLRLIFTCCHPLIPAEARMAMALREVCGLTTEEIAHAFLIPAPTVAQRIVRAKTRIRTANIPYEVPGKTELPERLAQVLHVIYLVFNEGYSASSGAAIVRADLAAEAIRLGRLLLQLLPDSEVEGLLAIMLLQDSRRLARTDASGDLILLADQDRALWDSSQIREGVTLSARAMSAESVGSYALQSAIATEHARAATTDDTDWRQLVMLYDLLLIASPSPVIELNRAVAVSMCDGPAAALSIVDGLLQEERMARYHLTHAAKADFLRQLGRTDEARQSYQTALSLCQQAPEQAFLRRRLAELGDQIQH, from the coding sequence CTGAACCGAACCATCGAAGGCATCTATCGTAGCCACTCGCGCCGCGTTCTTGCAACGCTGATCCGTCTGCTTGGCGATTTCGACCGAGCGGAGGAAGCCCTTCACGATGCCTTTGCAGCAGCGTCGCAGCAATGGACGGAGGAGACCATCCCGGCCAATCCCTATGCCTGGCTCGTCTCCGCCGGACGTTTTCGCGCCATCGACAATATAAGGCGACGCACGCGTTTCGACGCTGCCCAGGCCGACATTGCCGACAGCCTCTATCCGGAGGGCGAGATAATGGAGACATCGCAAAGCGAGGAGATCGAGGACGACATGCTGCGGCTGATCTTCACCTGCTGTCACCCGCTTATTCCCGCAGAGGCGCGGATGGCGATGGCGCTGCGGGAGGTCTGCGGCCTGACGACGGAAGAGATTGCCCATGCCTTTCTGATTCCGGCCCCGACAGTCGCGCAGCGCATCGTCCGCGCCAAAACCCGCATACGCACCGCCAATATCCCCTATGAAGTACCCGGCAAGACCGAGCTGCCGGAACGGCTAGCGCAGGTGCTGCATGTCATCTACCTTGTCTTCAACGAGGGCTATTCGGCATCGTCGGGTGCTGCGATCGTGCGCGCCGATCTTGCCGCCGAGGCCATCCGGCTCGGCAGGCTGTTGCTGCAGCTATTGCCGGATTCGGAAGTCGAGGGGCTGCTGGCAATCATGCTGCTGCAGGATTCGCGGCGGCTTGCCCGCACCGACGCATCGGGTGACCTGATACTGCTTGCCGATCAGGATCGTGCGCTATGGGATAGCAGCCAGATCCGCGAAGGCGTAACGCTCTCGGCGCGGGCTATGTCCGCTGAGAGCGTCGGCAGCTACGCCCTGCAGTCCGCGATCGCGACGGAACATGCGCGCGCCGCGACCACCGACGACACCGACTGGCGGCAGCTGGTGATGCTCTATGACCTGCTGCTGATCGCAAGCCCATCCCCCGTGATCGAACTTAATCGGGCGGTGGCAGTCTCCATGTGCGATGGTCCGGCCGCAGCGCTTTCCATCGTCGATGGACTGCTGCAAGAGGAACGGATGGCGCGGTATCACCTCACTCACGCTGCAAAAGCCGACTTTCTTCGCCAGCTCGGCCGGACGGATGAGGCGCGGCAATCCTATCAAACGGCGCTTTCGCTATGCCAGCAGGCGCCGGAGCAGGCATTCCTGCGCAGGCGATTGGCCGAGCTCGGCGATCAGATCCAGCACTAA
- a CDS encoding glycosyltransferase family 2 protein translates to MQTTAESTLPQADPASTLELSLVVPVFNEEESVGPLIERICAAMSGFAKSWELILVDDGSTDATLVNARRSLSQEGLTLRIVELQRNFGQTAAMQAGIDAANGRLIATMDGDLQNDPKDIPSMVDELERRQLDLLVGWRKNRQDGLLLRKIPSWCANYLIGRITGVKLHDYGCSLKIYRASIIKQVKLMGEMHRFIPAWVAGVVPSSRIGEVPVTHHARQHGTSKYGISRTFRVILDLLSVMFFMRYKARPGHFFGSLGLGLGALAGVILLWLFIDKFIFGDDIGSRPLLMVGVVLLLSSVQMITTGILAEMIARIYYRDDLSPNYIVRKIFDRDHQDA, encoded by the coding sequence TTGCAGACAACGGCAGAGTCGACCCTCCCCCAGGCCGATCCGGCAAGCACTCTCGAGCTTTCGCTGGTCGTGCCTGTCTTCAACGAGGAAGAAAGCGTCGGACCGCTCATCGAGCGCATATGTGCCGCCATGAGCGGATTTGCCAAATCCTGGGAACTGATCCTGGTTGATGACGGCAGCACGGACGCGACGCTCGTCAATGCCCGCCGGTCGCTTTCGCAGGAAGGGCTCACGCTGCGCATCGTCGAGCTTCAGCGTAATTTCGGGCAAACCGCGGCCATGCAGGCCGGTATCGATGCGGCCAACGGCCGCCTGATCGCCACCATGGACGGCGATCTGCAGAATGACCCGAAGGATATCCCTTCGATGGTCGACGAACTGGAGCGGCGCCAGCTCGACCTGCTCGTCGGCTGGCGCAAGAACCGCCAGGACGGCCTCCTCCTGCGCAAGATTCCCTCCTGGTGCGCCAATTACCTGATCGGCCGCATCACCGGCGTCAAGTTGCACGACTATGGCTGCAGCCTGAAGATCTATCGCGCTTCCATCATCAAGCAGGTGAAGCTGATGGGCGAGATGCACCGCTTCATTCCCGCCTGGGTCGCCGGCGTCGTGCCGAGCTCGCGCATCGGCGAAGTCCCGGTCACCCACCATGCCCGTCAGCACGGCACGTCGAAATACGGGATTTCACGCACCTTCCGCGTCATCCTCGATCTGCTATCCGTGATGTTCTTCATGCGCTACAAGGCGCGGCCAGGACACTTCTTCGGCTCGCTCGGCCTCGGCCTCGGTGCGCTTGCCGGCGTCATCCTGCTCTGGCTCTTCATCGACAAGTTCATCTTCGGCGACGATATCGGCAGCCGCCCGCTGCTGATGGTCGGCGTCGTGCTGCTCCTGTCGTCGGTACAGATGATCACCACTGGCATCCTCGCCGAAATGATCGCCCGCATCTATTATCGCGACGATCTCTCGCCGAACTATATCGTGCGCAAGATCTTCGATCGAGATCATCAGGACGCCTAG